From a single Miscanthus floridulus cultivar M001 chromosome 8, ASM1932011v1, whole genome shotgun sequence genomic region:
- the LOC136477020 gene encoding protein-L-isoaspartate O-methyltransferase-like isoform X2, translating into MEVLRSILSCFSSRSRTRARPGAQSHHGLWSSGASDKNKSMVEQLQRYGVIRSTKVAEVMEAIDRGLFVPLGGTPYHDSPMPIGYNATISAPHMHAACLELLEKNLQPGMRALDVGSGTGYLTACFALMVGPEGRAVGVEHIPELVATSIENIKKSAAAPQLNDGSLSIHVAESFSSVRGLGKGVSGKPYPGLCNARRPRLEPGTFRSQTMAGKVGQNWHPMTPSMLELQHRRSQRR; encoded by the exons ATGGAGGTACTCCGCTCCATCCTCTCTTGCTTCTCCTCCCGCTCCCGCACCCGCGCCCGCCCCGGCGCCCAATCC CATCATGGCCTGTGGTCTAGCGGGGCCAGCGACAAGAACAAGTCCATGGTTGAGCAGCTCCAGAGGTACGGGGTCATCAGGTCGACCAAAGTCGCGGAGGTGATGGAGGCCATCGACAGGGGATTGTTCGTGCCACTTGGGGGCACGCCGTACCATGATAGCCCCATGCCGATTGGGTACAATGCCACCATATCAGCGCCACACATGCACGCGGCTTGCCTAGAGCTCCTGGAGAAGAACCTTCAGCCTGGAATGCGAGCTCTCGATGTTGGGTCAG GCACTGGATACCTAACTGCTTGCTTTGCGCTGATGGTTGGACCAGAAGGGCGAGCAGTTGGTGTTGAACATATCCCAGAATTGGTTGCTACTTCTATtgaaaacatcaagaaaagcgcAGCAGCTCCACAGCTAAATGATGGATCCCTCAGTATACACGTTGCTG agagcttcagctctgtgcggggtctggggaagggtgttagtggcaagccttaccctggcctgtgcaatgcgaggagaccgcgactcgaacccgggaccttccggtcacagacg ATGGCAGGGAAGGTTGGCCAGAACTGGCACCCTATGACGCCATCCATGTTGGAGCTGCAGCACCGCAGATCCCAGAGGCGCTGA
- the LOC136477020 gene encoding protein-L-isoaspartate O-methyltransferase-like isoform X4 — MEVLRSILSCFSSRSRTRARPGAQSHHGLWSSGASDKNKSMVEQLQRYGVIRSTKVAEVMEAIDRGLFVPLGGTPYHDSPMPIGYNATISAPHMHAACLELLEKNLQPGMRALDVGSGTGYLTACFALMVGPEGRAVGVEHIPELVATSIENIKKSAAAPQLNDGSLSIHVAVQRASALCGVWGRVLVASLTLACAMRGDRDSNPGPSGHRRWQGRLARTGTL, encoded by the exons ATGGAGGTACTCCGCTCCATCCTCTCTTGCTTCTCCTCCCGCTCCCGCACCCGCGCCCGCCCCGGCGCCCAATCC CATCATGGCCTGTGGTCTAGCGGGGCCAGCGACAAGAACAAGTCCATGGTTGAGCAGCTCCAGAGGTACGGGGTCATCAGGTCGACCAAAGTCGCGGAGGTGATGGAGGCCATCGACAGGGGATTGTTCGTGCCACTTGGGGGCACGCCGTACCATGATAGCCCCATGCCGATTGGGTACAATGCCACCATATCAGCGCCACACATGCACGCGGCTTGCCTAGAGCTCCTGGAGAAGAACCTTCAGCCTGGAATGCGAGCTCTCGATGTTGGGTCAG GCACTGGATACCTAACTGCTTGCTTTGCGCTGATGGTTGGACCAGAAGGGCGAGCAGTTGGTGTTGAACATATCCCAGAATTGGTTGCTACTTCTATtgaaaacatcaagaaaagcgcAGCAGCTCCACAGCTAAATGATGGATCCCTCAGTATACACGTTGCTG tgcagagagcttcagctctgtgcggggtctggggaagggtgttagtggcaagccttaccctggcctgtgcaatgcgaggagaccgcgactcgaacccgggaccttccggtcacagacg ATGGCAGGGAAGGTTGGCCAGAACTGGCACCCTATGA
- the LOC136477020 gene encoding protein-L-isoaspartate O-methyltransferase 1-like isoform X1 produces the protein MEVLRSILSCFSSRSRTRARPGAQSHHGLWSSGASDKNKSMVEQLQRYGVIRSTKVAEVMEAIDRGLFVPLGGTPYHDSPMPIGYNATISAPHMHAACLELLEKNLQPGMRALDVGSGTGYLTACFALMVGPEGRAVGVEHIPELVATSIENIKKSAAAPQLNDGSLSIHVADGREGWPELAPYDAIHVGAAAPQIPEALIQQLKPGGRMVIPVGTVFQELKVVDKKLDGTVGLRDETSVEYVPLTSKESQLHAR, from the exons ATGGAGGTACTCCGCTCCATCCTCTCTTGCTTCTCCTCCCGCTCCCGCACCCGCGCCCGCCCCGGCGCCCAATCC CATCATGGCCTGTGGTCTAGCGGGGCCAGCGACAAGAACAAGTCCATGGTTGAGCAGCTCCAGAGGTACGGGGTCATCAGGTCGACCAAAGTCGCGGAGGTGATGGAGGCCATCGACAGGGGATTGTTCGTGCCACTTGGGGGCACGCCGTACCATGATAGCCCCATGCCGATTGGGTACAATGCCACCATATCAGCGCCACACATGCACGCGGCTTGCCTAGAGCTCCTGGAGAAGAACCTTCAGCCTGGAATGCGAGCTCTCGATGTTGGGTCAG GCACTGGATACCTAACTGCTTGCTTTGCGCTGATGGTTGGACCAGAAGGGCGAGCAGTTGGTGTTGAACATATCCCAGAATTGGTTGCTACTTCTATtgaaaacatcaagaaaagcgcAGCAGCTCCACAGCTAAATGATGGATCCCTCAGTATACACGTTGCTG ATGGCAGGGAAGGTTGGCCAGAACTGGCACCCTATGACGCCATCCATGTTGGAGCTGCAGCACCGCAGATCCCAGAGGCGCTGATCCAGCAGCTGAAGCCCGGCGGCAGAATGGTGATCCCTGTTGGGACAGTCTTCCAGGAGCTGAAGGTTGTGGACAAGAAGTTGGATGGCACGGTCGGCCTAAGAGACGAAACGTCTGTGGAATATGTGCCGCTCACTAGCAAGGAATCCCAGTTGCACGCAAGATGA
- the LOC136477020 gene encoding protein-L-isoaspartate O-methyltransferase 1-like isoform X3: MEHHGLWSSGASDKNKSMVEQLQRYGVIRSTKVAEVMEAIDRGLFVPLGGTPYHDSPMPIGYNATISAPHMHAACLELLEKNLQPGMRALDVGSGTGYLTACFALMVGPEGRAVGVEHIPELVATSIENIKKSAAAPQLNDGSLSIHVADGREGWPELAPYDAIHVGAAAPQIPEALIQQLKPGGRMVIPVGTVFQELKVVDKKLDGTVGLRDETSVEYVPLTSKESQLHAR, encoded by the exons ATGGAG CATCATGGCCTGTGGTCTAGCGGGGCCAGCGACAAGAACAAGTCCATGGTTGAGCAGCTCCAGAGGTACGGGGTCATCAGGTCGACCAAAGTCGCGGAGGTGATGGAGGCCATCGACAGGGGATTGTTCGTGCCACTTGGGGGCACGCCGTACCATGATAGCCCCATGCCGATTGGGTACAATGCCACCATATCAGCGCCACACATGCACGCGGCTTGCCTAGAGCTCCTGGAGAAGAACCTTCAGCCTGGAATGCGAGCTCTCGATGTTGGGTCAG GCACTGGATACCTAACTGCTTGCTTTGCGCTGATGGTTGGACCAGAAGGGCGAGCAGTTGGTGTTGAACATATCCCAGAATTGGTTGCTACTTCTATtgaaaacatcaagaaaagcgcAGCAGCTCCACAGCTAAATGATGGATCCCTCAGTATACACGTTGCTG ATGGCAGGGAAGGTTGGCCAGAACTGGCACCCTATGACGCCATCCATGTTGGAGCTGCAGCACCGCAGATCCCAGAGGCGCTGATCCAGCAGCTGAAGCCCGGCGGCAGAATGGTGATCCCTGTTGGGACAGTCTTCCAGGAGCTGAAGGTTGTGGACAAGAAGTTGGATGGCACGGTCGGCCTAAGAGACGAAACGTCTGTGGAATATGTGCCGCTCACTAGCAAGGAATCCCAGTTGCACGCAAGATGA
- the LOC136477019 gene encoding 28 kDa ribonucleoprotein, chloroplastic-like, whose amino-acid sequence MATMSLRCLAMAMADTALPPAHKLLPTVSLPLLSSSTHAAPLLLRASRCLPLAPLVASSDAVEAGVEWADEEEEEEEAGEAFDEEAGEAEEEVLASGDEGEGEYAAVEPPEEAKVYVGNLPYDMDSEGLAQLFDQAGVVEVAEVIYNRETGQSRGFGFVTMNTIEEADKAIEMFNRYDISGRLLNVNRASPRGTRMERPPRQFAPAFRAYVGNLPWQVDDSRLTQLFSEHGEVVNATVVYDRESGRSRGFGFVTMVSKEELDDAISALDGQELDGRPLRVNVAAERPQRGF is encoded by the exons ATGGCAACCATGTCCCTCCGCTGcctcgccatggccatggccgacaCCGCGCTCCCGCCCGCCCACAAGCTCCTTCCCACGGTCTCCCTCccgctcctctcctcctccacccACGCCGCGCCGCTCCTCCTCCGCGCCAGCCGCTGCCTGCCGCTCGCGCCCCTCGTGGCCTCCTCCGACGCCGTCGAGGCGGGCGTCGAGTGGgctgacgaggaggaggaggaagaggaggccggAGAGGCCTTCGACGAGGAGGCTGGGGAGGCTgaggaggaggtgctggcctCAGGCGACGAGGGTGAGGGGGAGTACGCCGCGGTCGAGCCGCCCGAGGAGGCCAAGGTCTACGTTGGGAACCTCCCCTACGACATGGACAGCGAGGGACTCGCGCAGCTCTTCGACCAGGCCGGCGTCGTTGAGGTCGCCGAG GTTATTTACAACAGAGAGACTGGCCAGAGCCGTGGGTTTGGCTTTGTTACCATGAACACTATTGAGGAAGCTGACAAAGCCATTGAGATGTTCAACCGCTAT GACATTAGCGGGAGGCTTCTGAATGTAAACAGGGCATCTCCTAGGGGCACTCGCATGGAGAGACCTCCAAGACAATTTGCACCTGCTTTCAGAGCTTATGTTGGCAACTTGCCATGGCAAGTCGATGACTCTAGGCTGACGCAATTGTTCAGCGAGCATGGAGAAGTAGTTAATGCTACTGTTGTCTACGATAGAGAATCTGGGCGTTCACGAGGATTCGGTTTTGTAACAATGGTGTCAAAGGAGGAACTCGATGATGCTATTTCTGCCCTGGATGGACAG GAATTGGACGGTCGCCCTCTTAGAGTCAATGTTGCAGCAGAGCGACCACAAAGGGGCTTTTGA
- the LOC136477018 gene encoding manganese-dependent ADP-ribose/CDP-alcohol diphosphatase-like has translation MLAHPNGVVRPSAKEPLFSFGVIADVQYADIPDGRSFLGVPRYYRHSIAVLRRAVQKWNGEKSVRFCINFGDIVDGFCPKDRSLAAVQAVVREFDGFRGGPAYHMLGNHCLYNLPRSELVSVLRMPSASPGRAYYDFSPWPGYRFVVLDAYDFSAVGWPRDHPVSFAARRFLEKRNPNHDKNSPTGLAGTDRRFVMFNGGVGDAQLRWLDGVLRRAARRGEKAVVCSHLPVHPGAASPTGLMWNYEEVMDVVRRHGGCVVACLAGHDHKGGYAVDDRGVHHRTLEAALECPPGTDAFGHVEVYPDRLMRLVGSDRMASTEMLLSSSNELASA, from the coding sequence ATGCTGGCGCACCCGAACGGTGTGGTCCGGCCGTCGGCCAAGGAGCCGCTCTTCTCCTTCGGCGTCATCGCGGACGTGCAGTACGCCGACATCCCGGACGGGCGGTCCTTCCTCGGCGTGCCGCGCTACTACCGCCACAGCATCGCCGTCCTCCGGCGCGCGGTCCAGAAGTGGAACGGCGAGAAGAGCGTCAGGTTCTGCATCAACTTCGGCGACATCGTCGACGGCTTCTGCCCCAAGGACAGGTCGCTGGCCGCCGTGCAGGCGGTGGTGCGCGAGTTCGACGGCTTCCGCGGCGGGCCGGCGTACCACATGCTCGGCAACCACTGCCTGTACAACCTGCCCCGGAGCGAGCTGGTGTCCGTGCTGCGGATGCCGTCGGCGTCGCCGGGGCGCGCGTACTACGACTTCTCGCCGTGGCCCGGGTACCGGTTCGTGGTGCTGGACGCGTACGACTTCAGCGCCGTGGGGTGGCCGCGCGACCACCCGGTGTCCTTTGCGGCGCGGCGGTTCCTGGAGAAGCGGAACCCGAACCACGACAAGAACAGCCCGACCGGGCTGGCGGGCACGGACCGGCGGTTCGTGATGTTCAACGGCGGCGTGGGCGACGCGCAGCTCCGGTGGCTGGACGGCGTCCTCcgccgcgcggcgcggcgcggggagaAGGCCGTCGTGTGCAGCCACCTGCCGGTGCACCCCGGCGCGGCGTCCCCGACGGGGCTCATGTGGAACTACGAGGAGGTGATGGACGTCGTGCGCCGCCACGGCGGATGCGTCGTCGCGTGCCTCGCTGGGCACGACCACAAGGGCGGGTACGCCGTGGACGACCGCGGCGTGCACCACCGCACGCTGGAGGCCGCGCTCGAGTGCCCGCCGGGCACCGACGCGTTCGGCCACGTCGAGGTGTACCCGGACCGGCTGATGAGGCTCGTTGGATCGGACAGAATGGCCAGCACGGAGATGCTACTCAGCTCCTCCAATGAGCTAGCTTCCGCGTAG
- the LOC136472980 gene encoding cytochrome c1-2, heme protein, mitochondrial, giving the protein MAAARGINQLLKRTLHNQSAGSSLLSSFRGKHEESSAGLRALALLGVGASGLFSFATIASADEAEHGLAAPDYPWPHAGIMSSYDHASIRRGHQVYTQVCASCHSMSLISYRDLVGVAYTEEETKAMAAEIEVVDGPNDEGEMFTRPGKLSDRFPQPYANEQAARFANGGAYPPDLSLITKARHNGQNYVFALLTGYHDPPAGVQIREGLHYNPYFPGGAIAMPKMLNDGAVEYEDGTPATEAQMGKDVVSFLSWAAEPEMEERKLMGVKWIFLLSLALLQAAYYRRMKWSVLKSRKLVLDVVN; this is encoded by the exons ATGGCTGCCGCAAGGGGCATTAACCAGCTTCTGAAGAGAACTCTCCACAACCAGTCTGCT GGTTCATCGCTGCTTTCTTCATTTCGAGGAAAGCATGAAGAGTCCTCTGCTGGACTGAGAGCATTGGCTCTTCTTGGAGTTGGTGCCTCTGGTCTTTTTAGTTTTGCTACAATAGCATCTGCTGATGAAGCTGAGCATGGCTTGGCAGCCCCAGATTATCCCTGGCCACATGCTGGCATCATGAGCTCGTATGATCACGCATC AATTCGGCGCGGGCATCAAGTTTACACGCAAGTTTGTGCCTCTTGTCACTCCATGTCCTTGATTTCGTACCGTGATTTGGTTGGTGTGGCCTATACTGAAGAGGAAACAAAGGCAATGGCTGCTGAGATTGAGGTAGTTGATGGTCCTAATGATGAGGGTGAAATGTTCACCCGCCCTGGTAAACTGAGCGATCGCTTCCCACAGCCTTATGCAAATGAGCAAGCAGCCCGGTTTGCTAATGGTGGTGCATACCCTCCGGACCTTAGTCTCATCACAAAG GCAAGGCACAATGGTCAGAACTACGTTTTTGCTCTTCTTACTGGATATCATGATCCACCTGCTGGTGTTCAG ATTCGTGAGGGTCTGCACTACAATCCCTacttccctggtggtgccatAGCCATGCCCAAGATGCTTAATGATGGAGCTGTTGAGTATGAGGATGGTACTCCTGCAACTGAAGCCCAG ATGGGTAAGGATGTCGTATCATTCCTTTCATGGGCAGCTGAGCCTGAGATGGAAGAGAGAAAGCTG ATGGGAGTGAAATGGATCTTCCTACTATCACTAGCGCTTCTCCAAGCTGCCTACTACCGCCGCATGAAGTGGTCAGTCTTGAAGTCCCGTAAGCTGGTCTTGGATGTTGTCAACTGA
- the LOC136477023 gene encoding uncharacterized protein, with product MPGAAALAPTLASASPSSSASTSVAVASSTLVPNPTSRGDPLLTSRSCRNATPLVPVAATSRHVRVSGCRGAPLVASPHHARNPRLRFASSAAAAAEGMAAEASTADAASAAEAKPFAVLFVCLGNICRSPAAEAVFRTLVSKRGLDSKFLIDSAGTIGYHEGNKADSRMRAASKKRGIEVTSISRPIRPSDFRDFDLILAMDRQNYEDILNSFERWRRKEPLPENAPNKVKLMCSYCKRHTEYEVPDPYYGGPQGFEKVLDILEDACESLLDSIAADNAGISG from the exons ATGCCCGGAGCCGCTGCGCTTGCGCCCACGCTCGCGTCGGCGTCGCCGAGCAGCTCCGCGTCCACGTCCGTGGCCGTGGCCTCCTCCACGTTGGTTCCGAATCCGACAAGCCGAGGCGACCCGCTTTTAACTAGCAGGTCGTGCCGCAATGCTACTCCACTTGTTCCCGTTGCGGCAACCAGTCGTCACGTGCGCGTGAGCGGCTGCCGCGGCGCGCCTCTAGTCGCCAGTCCCCACCACGCTCGAAACCCTCGCCTCCGATTCGCGTcttcggcagcggcggcggcggaggggatgGCTGCGGAGGCGAGCACGGCGGATGCGGCGTCGGCAGCCGAGGCGAAGCCCTTCGCTGTCCTCTTCGTGTGCCTCG GAAATATTTGCCGGAGTCCTGCGGCTGAAGCTGTGTTCCGGACCCTCGTAAGCAAGCGTGGGCTTGACTCCAAGTTTCTCATAGACTCTGCTGGTACCATTGGGTATCATGAG GGTAATAAGGCAGACTCAAGGATGAGAGCAGCTTCAAAGAAGCGGGGGATTGAGGTCACCTCAATATCCAGGCCTATCAGACCCTCAGATTTTCGTGATTTTGATCTTATCCTTGCAATGGACAGGCAGAACTATG AAGATATATTGAACTCGTTTGAGAGATGGAGACGCAAGGAGCCCCTCCCTGAGAATGCACCCAATAAG GTTAAGCTGATGTGCTCCTACTGCAAACGACATACTGAGTATGAAGTCCCAGATCCTTATTATGGAGGCCCTCAGGGATTTGAAAAG GTGTTGGATATATTGGAAGATGCTTGCGAGTCCCTGCTTGATAGTATCGCTGCAGACAATGCAGGCATTTCTGGGTGA
- the LOC136477022 gene encoding uncharacterized protein, which produces MRELSCFGDGSVSVAAAAASVSGHGALDRALQAATTSVYRALLSSGKEMLVRVTWTRSAAGAPGVAVAFDDGGANSSDAPKPSPPPPPARTRPVLLLHKRRGSRSLVTGAGTAVGVHWDTAEAKYASGSSSPEPERDYCLAVVADAELALLLGSGGAARELSRRLGLAPGGARAALLVSRREQLRCAAAAHVTRFRFREGGDEHEVAAHACRAGGEGELRVTIDGEKVAEVRRVGCGFRGNRAAVLANGEVVDVMWDVHDWWFGGQGGSAGSGAQFMVKARAEKEGRLWMADDTAARGQSPGGFFLHVQCYRR; this is translated from the coding sequence atGAGGGAGCTGTCCTGCTTCGGCGACGGCTCCGTCAGcgtcgcggccgcggccgcctccgTCTCCGGCCACGGCGCGCTCGACCGGGCGCTGCAGGCGGCCACCACCAGCGTGTACAGGGCGTTGCTGTCCTCGGGCAAGGAGATGCTCGTCCGGGTGACGTGGACCCGGAGCGCGGCCGGAGCGCCCGGCGTCGCGGTCGCCTTCGACGATGGCGGCGCCAACTCCTCCGACGCGCCgaagccgtcgccgccgccgccgccggcgaggacAAGGCCTGTCCTGTTGCTGCACAAGAGGCGAGGGAGCCGGTCGCTGGTCACCGGCGCCGGGACGGCCGTCGGCGTGCACTGGGACACCGCGGAGGCCAAGTACGCCTCGGGGTCGTCGTCCCCGGAGCCCGAACGCGACTACTGCCTCGCCGTCGTGGCCGACGCCGAGCTCGCGCTCCTCCTCGgctccggcggcgcggcgcgtGAGCTCTCCcgccgcctcggcctcgccccgGGCGGCGCGCGCGCCGCGCTCCTCGTCAGCCGGCGCGAGCAGCTGCGGTGCGCAGCGGCGGCGCACGTCACACGCTTCAGGTTCCGGGAGGGCGGGGACGAGCACGAGGTGGCCGCGCACGCGTGCCGGGCCGGGGGCGAGGGGGAGCTGCGGGTCACCATCGACGGCGAGAAGGTGGCTGAGGTGCGGCGGGTGGGCTGTGGGTTCCGCGGCAACCGCGCCGCCGTGCTGGCCAACGGGGAGGTGGTCGACGTCATGTGGGACGTGCACGACTGGTGGTTCGGTGGCCAGGGCGGCAGCGCGGGCTCGGGGGCGCAGTTCATGGTGAAGGCCAGGGCGGAGAAGGAGGGCAGGCTGTGGATGGCCGACGACACGGCGGCCAGGGGGCAATCGCCAGGTGGCTTCTTCTTGCATGTGCAGTGCTACCGCCGGTGA